A single region of the Mugil cephalus isolate CIBA_MC_2020 chromosome 4, CIBA_Mcephalus_1.1, whole genome shotgun sequence genome encodes:
- the LOC125006520 gene encoding blue-sensitive opsin-like → MKHARVTELPEDFWIPVALDTDNITALSPFLVPQDHLANPTTYYIMAVYMFLIFVMGTFINALTVACTVQYKKLRSHLNYILVNLAMANLLVACVGSFTACCSFASRYFIFGPLACKIEGFVATLGGMVSLWSLAVVAFERWLVICKPLGNFIFKPDHALACCGFTWVFALIASAPPLFGWSRYIPEGLQCSCGPDWYTTGNKYNNESYVMFLFGFCFAVPLSTIIFCYSQLLITLKMAAKAQAESASTQKAEKEVTRMVVVMVLGFLVCWTPYTTFALWIVNNRGQPFDLRFATIPAIFSKSSTVYNPIIYVLFNKQFRSCMMKMLGMSGSEDEESTTQSVTEVSKVAPA, encoded by the exons ATGAAGCACGCCCGTGTCACAGAACTTCCAGAGGATTTTTGGATCCCTGTCGCTTTGGACACAGACAACATCACAGCTCTCAGCCCCTTCCTGGTTCCCCAGGACCATCTAGCAAACCCAACCACCTACTATATAATGGCAGtgtacatgtttttaatttttgttatgGGCACTTTCATCAATGCGCTCACCGTTGCATGCACCGTTCAGTACAAGAAGCTTCGATCCCACCTCAACTACATCCTGGTGAACTTGGCCATGGCGAACCTTCTTGTGGCCTGTGTGGGCTCCTTCACCGCCTGCTGCTCCTTTGCTTCAAGATATTTCATCTTTGGCCCACTAGCATGCAAGATCGAAGGTTTTGTGGCAACACTCGGAG GTATGGTAAGCCTGTGGTCTCTAGCTGTGGTAGCTTTTGAAAGATGGCTGGTCATCTGCAAGCCACTTGGCAACTTTATTTTCAAGCCGGATCATGCTTTAGCATGCTGCGGATTCACCTGGGTGTTTGCACTGATTGCCTCAGCTCCTCCGCTGTTTGGATGGAGCAG GTACATCCCAGAGGGCCTGCAGTGCTCCTGTGGACCGGACTGGTACACCACAGGCAACAAATACAACAACGAATCTTATGTGATGTTTCTCTTCGGTTTCTGCTTTGCTGTTCCACTCTCCACCATTATCTTCTGCTACTCACAGCTCCTtattacactgaaaatg GCAGCTAAGGCTCAAGCTGAGTCAGCCTCAACCCAGAAGGCAGAGAAGGAGGTGACCAGGATGGTGGTCGTCATGGTGCTGGGCTTCCTGGTGTGCTGGACACCCTACACCACATTTGCCCTCTGGATTGTGAACAATCGCGGGCAGCCTTTCGACCTGAGATTTGCTACAATCCCGGCAATCTTTTCCAAGTCCTCTACAGTCTACAACCCAATTATCTATGTTCTCTTTAATAAACAG TTCCGTTCTTGCATGATGAAGATGCTGGGGATGAGTGGAAGTGAGGATGAAGAATCAACCACACAGTCGGTCACCGAAGTCTCCAAAGTTGCGCCTGCTTAG
- the LOC125006597 gene encoding blue-sensitive opsin-like, whose protein sequence is MKATRGMELPEDFWIPIALDTNNITALSPFLVPQDHLGSSGIFYGMAIFMLFLFVVGTGINALTIACTMKFKKLRSHLNYILVNLAMANLLVACVGSFTACCSFASRYFIFGPLACKIEGFVATLGGMVSLWSLAVVAFERWLVICKPLGNFAFKPDHALACCGFTWVFALIASVPPLVGWSRYIPEGLQCSCGPDWYTTDNKYNNESYVMFLFAFCFAVPFATIVFCYSQLLITLKMAAKAQAESASTQKAEREVTRMVVVMVLGFLVCWMPYASFALWVVNNRGQPFDLRMATIPACFSKASTVYNPIIYVVFNKQFRSCMLAMLGMGTGEEETSTTQSVTEVSKVGPA, encoded by the exons atgaaggccACTCGTGGGATGGAGCTGCCAGAAGACTTCTGGATACCAATCGCTTTGGACACTAACAATATCACAGCACTTAGCCCCTTCCTGGTTCCCCAGGACCACTTGGGGAGTTCGGGCATCTTCTATGGCATGGCGATATTCATGTTGTTCCTATTTGTGGTTGGAACTGGGATTAACGCCCTCACCATTGCATGCACCATGAAATTCAAGAAGCTTCGATCCCACCTCAACTACATCCTGGTGAACTTGGCCATGGCGAACCTTCTTGTGGCCTGTGTGGGCTCCTTCACCGCCTGCTGCTCCTTTGCTTCAAGATATTTCATCTTTGGCCCACTTGCATGCAAGATTGAAGGTTTTGTGGCAACACTCGGAG GCATGGTTAGCCTGTGGTCTCTAGCTGTGGTAGCTTTTGAAAGATGGCTGGTCATCTGCAAGCCACTTGGCAACTTTGCTTTCAAGCCGGATCATGCTTTAGCATGTTGTGGATTCACCTGGGTGTTTGCACTGATTGCCTCAGTTCCTCCGCTGGTCGGATGGAGCAG GTACATCCCAGAGGGCCTGCAGTGCTCCTGTGGACCAGACTGGTACACCACagacaacaaatacaacaatgaATCTTATGTGATGTTCCTCTTCGCCTTCTGCTTTGCTGTTCCCTTCGCCACCATCGTCTTCTGCTACTCACAGCTCCTcattacactgaaaatg GCAGCGAAGGCTCAAGCTGAGTCAGCCTCCACCCAGAAGGCAGAGAGGGAAGTGACCAGGATGGTGGTCGTCATGGTGCTGGGCTTCCTGGTGTGCTGGATGCCTTACGCGTCGTTTGCTCTTTGGGTTGTCAACAACCGCGGGCAACCTTTCGACTTGAGAATGGCAACCATACCCGCCTGCTTCTCCAAGGCCTCCACAGTCTACAACCCAATCATCTACGTTGTCTTTAATAAACAA TTCCGTTCGTGCATGCTGGCGATGCTGGGGATGGGCACCGGCGAGGAGGAAACCTCAACAACACAATCAGTAACCGAAGTCTCCAAAGTTGGGCCTGCTTAG
- the LOC125006596 gene encoding blue-sensitive opsin-like: MRGNREVEFQEDFYIPVPLDTNNITSLSPFLVPQDHLGSRGLFYSMSAFMFFLFAAGTFINVLTIACTVQNKKLRSHLNYILVNLAVANLLVAAVGSFTCFYCFAFRYMILGPLGCKIEGFTATLGGMVSLWSLAVIAFERWLVVCKPLGNFAFKSQHAIACCAITWVFALAAALPPLVGWSRYIPEGMQCSCGPDWYTTGNKFNTESYVMFLFGFCFAVPFSTIVFCYSQLLLMLKSAAKAQAESASTQKAEREVTRMVVVMVLGFLVCYLPYATFALWIVNNRGQPFDLRLATIPSCVSKASTVYNPIIYILLNKQFRSCIRKMLGMSGGDDEDSSTTQSVTEVSKVGPA; this comes from the exons ATGAGGGGTAATCGTGAAGTGGAGTTTCAGGAGGATTTCTACATCCCTGTCCCTCTGGACACCAACAACATAACAAGCCTCAGTCCGTTCCTGGTTCCCCAGGACCATTTAGGGAGCCGGGGGCTCTTTTATTCAATGTcagcatttatgtttttcttgtttgcgGCTGGCACATTCATTAACGTCCTCACTATTGCATGTACTGTTCAAAACAAGAAGCTGCGGTCTCATCTGAACTACATCCTGGTGAACTTGGCCGTGGCGAACCTTCTTGTCGCCGCTGTGGGCTCCTTCACCTGCTTCTACTGCTTTGCCTTCAGATACATGATTCTTGGTCCGCTGGGGTGCAAGATTGAAGGATTTACAGCAACTCTTGGTG GCATGGTGAGCCTATGGTCTCTTGCCGTGATAGCATTTGAGAGATGGCTGGTGGTTTGCAAACCGCTCGGGAACTTTGCCTTCAAGTCCCAACATGCCATAGCCTGCTGTGCAATAACTTGGGTTTTTGCTTTGGccgctgctcttcctcctctggtgGGATGGAGTAG GTACATCCCAGAGGGTATGCAGTGCTCCTGTGGACCGGACTGGTACACCACAGGCAACAAATTCAACACAGAATCTTATGTGATGTTTCTCTTCGGCTTCTGCTTCGCTGTCCCTTTCTCTACCATCGTCTTCTGCTACTCACAGCTGCTTTTAATGCTGAAATCG GCAGCGAAGGCTCAAGCTGAGTCAGCCTCCACCCAGAAGGCAGAGAGGGAAGTGACCAGGATGGTGGTCGTCATGGTGCTGGGCTTCCTGGTGTGCTACCTGCCTTATGCCACCTTTGCTCTTTGGATTGTCAACAACCGCGGGCAGCCGTTCGACCTGAGACTGGCAACCATACCCTCCTGTGTCTCAAAGGCCTCCACAGTCTACAACCCAATCATCTACATCCTCCTCAATAAGCAG TTCCGCTCATGCATAAGGAAGATGTTGGGGATGAGTGGAGGCGACGATGAGGATTCATCAACAACTCAGTCAGTCACGGAAGTCTCTAAAGTCGGACCTGCTTAG
- the LOC125006764 gene encoding red-sensitive opsin has protein sequence MAEEWGNQVYAARRHQEDTTRGSAFTYTNSNYTKDPFEGPNYHIAPRWVYNLSTLWMCIVVILSVFTNGLVLVATAKFKKLRHPLNWILVNLAIADLGETVFASTISVCNQFFGYFILGHPMCVFEGYTVSVCGITALWSLTIISWERWIVVCKPFGNIKFDAKWATGGIVFSWVWSAVWCAPPIFGWSRYWPHGLKTSCGPDVFSGSEDPGVQSYMIVLMITCCLIPLAIIILCYLAVWLAIRAVAMQQKESESTQKAEKEVSRMVVVMIVAYCVCWGPYTFFACFAAANPGYAFHPLAAAMPAYFAKSATIYNPVIYVFMNRQFRTCIMQLFGKEVDDGSEVSTSKTEVSSVAPA, from the exons ATGGCAGAAGAGTGGGGGAATCAAGTATATGCTGCCAGGCGGCACCAGGAAGATACAACAAGAGGCTCTGCCTTTACTTACACAAACAGCAACTACACCAAAG ATCCCTTTGAGGGTCCCAATTACCACATTGCTCCACGATGGGTTTACAATCTTTCTACGCTCTGGATGTGTATTGTCGTCATTCTATCAGTCTTCACCAATGGTCTTGTGTTGGTGGCCACAGCAAAGTTCAAGAAGCTCCGTCACCCTCTGAATTGGATCTTGGTCAATCTCGCTATCGCCGATCTTGGAGAGACAGTTTTTGCCAGCACCATCAGTGTTTGCAACCAGTTTTTTGGCTATTTCATTCTGGGACATCCAATGTGCGTGTTTGAGGGCTACACTGTCTCAGTTTGTg GAATTACTGCTCTTTGGTCCCTGACTATCATCTCCTGGGAGAGATGGATCGTTGTGTGCAAACCTTTTGGCAACATCAAGTTCGATGCCAAATGGGCCACAGGTGGAATTGTGTTCTCCTGGGTCTGGTCAGCAGTTTGGTGTGCTCCTCCCATCTTTGGATGGAGCAG gTACTGGCCTCATGGACTGAAGACTTCCTGTGGACCTGATGTATTCAGTGGAAGTGAAGATCCCGGAGTCCAGTCCTATATGATTGTTCTCATGATTACATGCTGCCTTATTCCCCTGGCTATCATCATCCTGTGCTACCTTGCAGTGTGGTTGGCCATCCGTGCT GTTGCCATGCAGCAGAAAGAATCCGAGTCGACCCAGAAGGCTGAGAAAGAAGTATCCAGAATGGTCGTTGTCATGATCGTAGCTTACTGTGTCTGCTGGGGTCCTTACACCTTTTTCGCCTGCTTTGCTGCGGCTAACCCCGGCTATGCCTTCCATCCTCTGGCTGCTGCCATGCCTGCATACTTCGCAAAGAGTGCCACCATTTACAACCCAGTTATCTATGTCTTCATGAACCGACAG TTCCGCACATGCATCATGCAGCTCTTTGGCAAAGAAGTGGATGATGGCTCTGAGGTATCCACATCAAAGACAGAGGTCTCCTCCGTGGCTCCCGCATAA